Proteins encoded together in one Streptomyces sp. TLI_171 window:
- a CDS encoding condensation domain-containing protein: MSAEETVTVRYRVDAPGADGPLTLGQDNMIRCLRHDEPSHMNKQATWTVPPGADLPACLDALRTLAERHAALRTVFPGPADRQPERQQLRAEGEFTVRVIALADGEDPAERAERYCWDGRRQAFDLADEFPLRFAVLTRDRRPVLLPVVICHAQLDGVATGLLFQEWLTLAAGGTLPAPTAPTPIEVAEQERSNSGLRRTRAALRHWEHILAQQPSAVFADDRIGPNDTRLPTLGIRSTAGAAALERAAERTGASTSAVLLACYATLAAHRAARSTVVMAALSANRHRPGLAEHIGTLAQDALLAVDTDCPDLDTLIGRTQAQALSGYWHATFDAERIWQLIEDVAVRRGARFARHVVVNDLSGTVPAEVAARRPEPPADPDLTWYPAEPTPTRLMLNVWRTAGCLEFTLHTHPDVLDREETEQFGHALLRLLDLAGQRNVRLGADGEIGALSGLPVGRREKGRWQQIGSNWVDLDAVADLLRTALPVVDADVTCADGVLTARIGTTGEPLTPREAHAAVMAALPGHDTAMAPHHYLLPGGGGSGRD, translated from the coding sequence ACCGTCACCGTCCGCTACCGGGTCGACGCGCCCGGAGCGGACGGGCCGCTCACCCTCGGCCAGGACAACATGATCCGCTGCCTGCGCCACGACGAACCCTCCCACATGAACAAGCAGGCCACCTGGACCGTCCCGCCCGGCGCGGACCTCCCCGCCTGCCTGGACGCCCTGCGCACTCTCGCCGAACGCCACGCCGCCCTGCGGACCGTCTTCCCCGGCCCCGCCGACCGCCAGCCCGAACGCCAGCAGCTGCGCGCCGAAGGCGAGTTCACCGTGCGGGTGATCGCCCTCGCGGACGGCGAGGACCCGGCCGAACGCGCCGAGCGCTACTGCTGGGACGGCCGCCGGCAGGCCTTCGACCTGGCCGACGAGTTCCCGCTGCGCTTCGCCGTGCTCACCCGCGACCGGCGGCCCGTGCTGCTCCCCGTGGTCATCTGCCACGCCCAACTCGACGGCGTGGCCACCGGGTTGTTGTTCCAGGAGTGGCTCACCCTGGCCGCCGGCGGCACCCTGCCCGCGCCGACCGCGCCCACCCCGATCGAGGTCGCCGAACAGGAGCGGTCCAACTCCGGTCTGCGCCGCACCCGGGCCGCGCTCCGGCACTGGGAGCACATCCTCGCGCAGCAGCCGTCCGCGGTGTTCGCCGACGACCGGATCGGCCCCAACGACACCCGGCTGCCCACCCTCGGCATCCGCTCCACCGCCGGCGCCGCCGCCCTGGAGCGCGCCGCCGAGCGCACCGGCGCCTCCACCTCGGCCGTGCTGCTGGCCTGCTACGCCACCCTGGCGGCGCACCGGGCGGCCCGCAGCACCGTGGTGATGGCCGCGCTGTCCGCCAACCGCCACCGCCCCGGCCTGGCCGAGCACATCGGCACCCTGGCGCAGGACGCGCTGCTGGCCGTCGACACCGACTGCCCCGACCTGGACACCCTGATCGGCCGCACCCAGGCCCAGGCGCTGTCCGGCTACTGGCACGCCACCTTCGACGCCGAACGGATCTGGCAGCTGATCGAGGACGTCGCCGTCCGGCGCGGCGCCCGGTTCGCCCGACACGTGGTGGTCAACGACCTCAGCGGCACCGTTCCCGCCGAGGTCGCCGCCCGGCGCCCCGAACCCCCCGCCGACCCCGACCTCACCTGGTACCCCGCCGAGCCCACCCCGACCCGGCTGATGCTCAACGTCTGGCGGACCGCCGGCTGCCTCGAATTCACCCTGCACACCCACCCCGACGTCCTCGACCGCGAGGAGACCGAGCAGTTCGGGCACGCGCTGCTGCGCCTGCTCGACCTGGCCGGGCAGCGCAACGTCCGGCTCGGCGCCGACGGCGAGATCGGCGCGCTCAGCGGCCTGCCCGTCGGCCGCCGCGAGAAGGGCCGCTGGCAGCAGATCGGCAGCAACTGGGTCGACCTGGACGCCGTCGCGGACCTGCTGCGCACCGCCCTTCCCGTCGTGGACGCCGACGTGACCTGCGCGGACGGGGTGCTGACGGCCAGGATCGGGACCACGGGCGAGCCGCTCACACCGCGGGAGGCGCACGCGGCGGTGATGGCCGCGCTGCCCGGCCACGACACCGCGATGGCGCCGCACCACTACCTGCTGCCCGGAGGCGGCGGCAGC